A genomic stretch from Paraburkholderia dioscoreae includes:
- a CDS encoding hydrolase, translating to MSRELLTPDTCAVALIDYQPQMFFGTMSHERTNILHNVQAIAKAAKLFKVPTILTTVAAKSFSGDMVPEVQSVFPEYVPVDRTSMNSWEDVNFRKAIEATGRKKIVISGLWTEVCVSFPTIQMIAEGYEIYVPTDACGDVSQEAHERAVQRIIQAGAVPMTSLQFMFELQRDWARSETYEGCMDILKAHSSYGIGVRYAKAILGEHASEAG from the coding sequence ATGTCCAGAGAACTTTTGACCCCCGACACCTGTGCCGTGGCGCTCATCGACTATCAGCCGCAAATGTTCTTCGGCACGATGTCGCATGAACGGACCAATATCCTGCATAACGTGCAAGCGATCGCGAAAGCCGCGAAGCTGTTCAAGGTTCCGACCATCCTTACCACGGTCGCCGCGAAGTCGTTCAGCGGCGACATGGTGCCGGAAGTGCAATCGGTGTTTCCGGAATATGTGCCGGTCGACCGCACGTCGATGAACTCGTGGGAAGACGTCAATTTCCGCAAGGCGATCGAAGCAACCGGTCGCAAGAAAATCGTTATCTCCGGCCTGTGGACGGAAGTGTGCGTGTCGTTCCCGACGATCCAGATGATCGCCGAAGGCTACGAAATCTACGTGCCGACCGACGCATGCGGCGACGTCAGCCAGGAAGCGCACGAACGCGCGGTGCAGCGCATCATCCAGGCGGGCGCGGTGCCGATGACGTCGCTGCAATTCATGTTCGAACTGCAACGCGATTGGGCGCGCAGCGAAACCTACGAAGGCTGCATGGACATCCTGAAAGCGCACAGCTCATACGGGATCGGCGTGCGTTACGCCAAGGCGATTCTCGGCGAGCACGCGAGCGAGGCGGGCTGA